The Limosilactobacillus panis DNA segment AATCCACCGGGTTACTAACGCTAAGGAGTACGCGGCAGCACTTAAGGATGCATTCAAGTACGACTTTAAGGTCCTGGCTGAACAAGGGGTTGATCACCCGCAAGAAGTGGAAATCTCCATTTTGGGTAATGAGCACCCAATTGCTTCCAAGCTTGGTGCGGTCCGGGTACCGAAGGGCGATCCATTCTATGATTATGAAAATAAGTTTGTCGACGCTAGTGGGGTCGTATTCGAATTACCAGTTAAACTACCGCAGTATTTAACCGATGAGATTACTGATATGGCCCTGAAGGCATACAAGGTACTGGATATGAAGGGACTGGCCCGGATTGACTTTTTGGTTGATTCCAATAATGTTCCATATCTGAGTGAGCCCAATACCTTGCCAGGATTCACTAACATCAGTCTTTATCCGCAAATGTGGGAGGTCTCTGGAATCTCTTATTCTGATTTGATTGATTGCCTGATTCAACTTGGCTTAGATGAGTTTAAGCGAAATAGTCAAATTAAGTATGATTTTCGCGAACTGGGACAAGAACACGTTGGTCAGAAGAAGTACAACGAATAAATCCTTTTAGCTATAGATCAACAAGGACTTTGGCTATTAATATATTAATCGATAAGTGGGACTGTAACCGTTTTGCAGCCCTTTTTTTATGGTAACAAACGTTTATCTATGAAA contains these protein-coding regions:
- a CDS encoding D-alanine--D-alanine ligase family protein is translated as MTKKLRVALLFGGNSSEHDVSKRSAHNIYDAMDKDKYDVSLFMFTKDGILLNNEDSQRIFDGEQEDKVVKDAYQKMDLTKPLAPIMALNELSGIDFFYPVIHGNLGEDGTVQGLFKLLNKPYVGSNIAASALSFDKDLTKKMLNEAGIRNTPYVLLTPENQADYPWNRLEEDLGDLIFIKPAKQGSSVGIHRVTNAKEYAAALKDAFKYDFKVLAEQGVDHPQEVEISILGNEHPIASKLGAVRVPKGDPFYDYENKFVDASGVVFELPVKLPQYLTDEITDMALKAYKVLDMKGLARIDFLVDSNNVPYLSEPNTLPGFTNISLYPQMWEVSGISYSDLIDCLIQLGLDEFKRNSQIKYDFRELGQEHVGQKKYNE